Part of the Octopus sinensis unplaced genomic scaffold, ASM634580v1 Contig13674, whole genome shotgun sequence genome, AAGCCGAGGTTAATATGTGGCACGGAACTAGCCTCTTCTACAAGCGCTACCTCGctttgcaaaattctggtttatATTCCTGTAGCCTATGCGAATTCCTTAAAGTGAGGATTCAAATAGGTGACTTTACATTTTACCTAGGGGCGATGTATTCGAAGAACTTTACGGCGTGTTCCTGGCACGCTCGATCTGGCACCGTTGCCTGACCCTAAGTCTAATCCTGTCTGACTTTTTTGAGTCTACTCCTTCGGCTTCAAACCTTAGGCAAGACCGCGAATCAACTCCTCACTGACTTTTGATAGGAGAATTTCCTTGACCGCCATGTTACAAGTATGAATTCCTAGTCAGCGAATTGCAACTTATAATCCTCTTGAATGCGACCCTTTTAAGTGATCAAAAATAGATTACAATATTTCCAACATTGACGTCTTGACAAAAccgtttatataaataaatatatggttcCGACGATGTTCTTGCATGATACTGTCCCCAGCATCAAATGCCTCTCCTCCAGGAAGAACGGGTTCAGATTCCCGATCTGTCAGCAGCATTTCCATCCCACCTCCATTAAAATTTCgcaatttgcctttcatacctCACACCTAAAAGTCTTGTATTCGATGCTTCACGGAGGCAAGAAAACGTATCCACCGCACTCAATGGTCCTTTGCGTTTGTCTCTTTCACACGAGACTATATTCAAGAGATACCGACGTGTCTTTTCCGAGGTCCCTGAGGCGTGAAGGATTTTTCCAAATGGCGTCAATGATCATCCTCTGGAAGTCAACTCATTAAACTATTCGAGTTCCGAGGTTTTATGAAAATTTCTTTACGGATTCTCAAGTCAGTCAGGATACAGGTTTTCACATGCCTCTCTTCTTTTGTCAACAATGCGCTCTCGTCCGATAGATGCGAAGCATGGTCTTGTCTAATTAGCTTTGCCCTACTTGCGCTCGGAACCCCAATCCGTACTTGGAGAGATCCACGCCTTCTTTTGACATTGATTATAGAGAACATCAGGAGAATCTCTTTGCATCCAGTAACAATTTTCCTGTAGTTAATTACAAATGTcctcataaaaaccaaaaaacattCCAAAGTGTTTGGAGAACACCCTGAATGTACGTATCAGTATCAAACTAGCCAAAGGTGACGTCCGAACACAGTCTCAAACGACGACACACTGCTAAAACCGACTCCTGAAGTTCTTATTTATTTGAGATTAAAACACCCGGACCCTTCAAATAATTTAAGACCTCTTACTCCCCCATCTGTGCCTTGAAACCTCAATCCCttaaaagaagaaattaaaattttaatccaaTCATTTGGGGAAAGCAGCTACGGTGCACTCGATGGCTTACGCCTGGGCCATACAAAAGAACTCACCTCTCCCTCAACTGGAGAGGCAGGTATTACCCTGATATCCGTTATAGCTGCTCTAGTCGGTAGGATATTGAGCGGTGTGACCCCCCACTTTGCGAGGAGCATGCTTTTCTCGGGACATCTATTTACATTCCTGAAAAAGAACAACGGAATAAGTCTCATAGCAGTTGGGAACTACTTTCCCCGCCTAACTGCTAAATTGGCAGGGAGGAGTATATGCCCTGCCTCAGCTTAGAATTTACCCATCATTCTCTCGGGGTAGAGATTCCCAACGGTTGCGATGCAGCAGTTCATGCTTTCAGAAGACTTTTCTTTTCTAGGTCTCCATCCGCAATATTGTCATCCGCGTCTTTTCCTACATCGGCCGCGGCTTTGAAGGAAGCCACAAAACCAAAAAGTACAAACACCTTTCCGTTCACATTCCTTTCTCCTCTGACATTCGAGACCTCCGGAACCTTCGGCCCGCAAACATCCAAATTCCTAAAGGAAGTCGACCTTATTTATGGTTGAAAGAAAATGGATGCACGCTAATTTTCTTGACTGAGACAGAGAATTTTGCTTACAATTGTGCAGGGATACGCACAAGCCATCCGTTTGGCCGAGATTTATCCGTTCTCTGGCAATGCTCGCAGATCGAGAAAAGAGTATAGTTTAATTAGCTTAACACAAACAACATTCGAGAAACTAGCGCTTAGGGGACTTGAAAACGGGATCCACGAAAGTCTCAACTGCAGTTTTGTCTGGAAGATTTTTCTTATCTCCCTCAACGAATTCGAGTTTTCGATAGAATCGCGTTTATCGTGACAACACTTCGCTTATGAAGTCCTCCAGCGGAATGCCAGTTTGTTGGCAAATCGTCTGGTTTTTTCGAGTTTGGCGATTAGACGGTCCTCTTCGTCTGTTTGATACTAGCCCTCCAATCCATATATTAGTAAACGCTGAACGCAGGTACGGTAAAAGTGAAGAAACGTTTCCGTGTTAAGACGGAAACACTTCAGTCATTTCAGGATCTTCGCACATTTATTGTTTACACTTTGCGTTTACATGTTTGTAGAACCCAGTGATGTCTACTGTTACTCCCCAGTAGTGTAAATTCCTCGATATAATTAGCTTTCCATAATCTTCGAACGTCGGTTTTTAGTCTCAGCCAATTGAATTTCAGCAAATAGTGTTTTTTGTTTCTGCGAGATTTAAGTCTTTATTTCTGCATCACATTTCTGATTCCACCAGATACCGTTCAAGTCTGCTCCTGTGTCTGGGTCCCCACATTGCAGAtcgagtttgttttctttctcggacttttttctttctcatttacaatttatttttgtacttaaaaaatatttcaaacatccAGATCTTGAGTATCTTGAGTGATGGACTCTCATTTCCTTTTTCATCTCCTTATAATGGCATCTGCAGCAATGCAAAACTCTGGAAGGAATGGCTATCATATGGATCAGGAATGTTCAACTCCGAACAAGACTTTACAATGCCTTTGTGAGACCCGTGTTAATGTATAACTCCTCCACTTGGGGTTGCACAGATACGGAACAGACACGTCTTAAGTTTCCACCGAGGACAATTGAGAAAACTGTTCAAAATGCAGTGGCCCTATAGAATATCCCGCGGACTGCCGAATGCCAGTCGTTATACAGAAAGTGTTCTACAAGGCCACTTTGTATTGACATTGCTGAATCCCGCTCTGGAAGCTAATTGGACACATACTGCAAATGGACCACTCCGCACCCGCAAATACGGTGATGGACGATTACTTCCAATGCGACAAACCAGGGTTCCGGGGACGCCTACGCATTAGGTTACCTGTCGTTCTGAACGTGGACCTAGCCTAAATCAAATCCTGTCTCAAGACCGGTGATCAATTAGATAAGCTGCGGCTTACAGCGCTTAACCGAGGAAAATGAAGGATACTTGCTACTAACATTTTTTTAGGTGTTGCACATGTGGGACTATTATTATTGCCCTACAACAAgtgcgttaataataataatctacttaTGAGCACtccaaatttttttaaagagaagtTAATTTATGGACAGTTAGAAAAGGGAAAAAGATTGTTGAAGACTGTGCAGTTTAGGGCGCCCTCTCAGCCTCACGGATTCCAAAGCAGTTGCCGCGGATTACGACATTGGAGAGGCGTTGAAGAAGCACTCCAAATTAATTTTCGGAAAAATAAACTCAAAAtcatcttaaatatattttattacaaaaccTTTTCTTAATGTCTCAAAGCTCTTTTGTCCTGAGTATTCAGGAATCCCTGAATATCTATAGAACAGACTAACCTAGAAAACATTAGCCTTTCAAAAATTGCTctctgataaatatttttttagtcataacaattaattaatctaaaaatatttctAGAGACCACGTTAAGAAACAGTGTCCTAGATAAAATGAGTATATGAAACTAGAGCAATTCGTCTGTGACGTAAAATGTCTAAAAGTGCTTTTTGTCAGTGACGGCTGTCAAAAATGCTTGCACTCTGCCAAAAGTCAACGAGGAATAGAAATATTCATCCTCTTTTCTagttttgatttctttattagttcagattatataataataaaataataaatgtgttTAGTTAAATCATTTTTTTGACTGAAATGCATAGTTGGACATTTCCCAGTATTCTCAGGAATAGAGAACAGAATATGAGGATCTACATCAGAAATAACCCGAGTACAATCGTAGCGACAATATCCGAGGAGGGCCGTTTGAAAATACAAATCACAAAAGCGACCGAATAGCACAACGTGATAATAAACTGAATCGTCAGTTGTCCCAAAGCATAGTGGAGTTGTTTTACTTTTGACGCCAATtcaatatactcacacacaaaaaacaaaaaagtcgaGAAAAAGGAGGCAATGAGGGCGAATTCCACGAGAGGAATCAACAGAATGCCACTCACACCGGAAGCAATAAGGATACTCACATCAAGGATCTATAATTTTGAGTCAGACAAGTAACTGTAATGACGAACAGGAAGAGTTTCTTTTTACGTTGTAAATTATATTTGGAGAATGTTGCCTCTAATTCAAAGCTCGAATTACCATTTATATCATCTGTATACATACTAAACTGGCTGGAATGGCCAATGTTCATTATAGCATGTATTTATGTGGTTAATTGACGTTCGTTGTGGTCATTTTTTCTCCACTTCCCACTTGGCGATTTTGGTATGTTCCAATTGTTAATTTTTTGATGCTGACCATCCTGATCAGTATTTCTGTGCAACAAAGGAGCTTTGGAAAACTCATCTTATTGTAGTTTAAGATATGTTTATCTTGTTAGTTTTTTGCAGGGTtgttaaaaatcatgatttttttcaaaaaaatcaaaaaaatctgattttttgaTTTAATCACGATTTTTTTGATTTAAATCAGATTTTTTGAATTAAATGATCTTTATTTCAAAACGACCCTTTCCACCTGGCTTATCAGAGAACCTCTCTCTTTGTACATAAACACTGAAAAACGGCCACGCAGAACGATCTATCGTAGTTCCTTATGTCCACCGGGATCACTTAACTAGTTTGCATTacgctttctttctttgtggtcttcgggttaataaataaaaaaatatttcaaagcgaactaaaataaaaaacaaaaacaatggaaatcgtttttatttatttaaaagcttgTAAATGGAAACAAGTTTGGCTGCTTTTTCGATCCCCAGCCTCAACATTTGAAGAAGATTTCCCACTACATGTCGGGTCGATCAAATTCGCAAGTAAGTGGAAAGGTGTTAATGCTTGTTTTGCTCGAATTCTCACTTTTCCTAAAATATTCGTACATCCATTGTCAATATATGTCTGTTCAAGTTCTTTCCAAATTTCTACAGCATGACTAATCGTGGTAGAATCATTCTGAATTTTATCTAAAGCGACAGCAATTGGTTTAATAAGCATCAGATATTCTTCAACGCGTCGTTTTAGGGAAATATTTTGGACCTTGGGAAAAATCTCTGTATCAATATCCGTTCTGTGTTCCTCACAAGTTCTCAAAATAATAGACCAATTATCTAGATAAGATTGAAAACAGTCTGATAAAGTGTTCCACCGTACATCAATCGGAAGAACGAGTTTTTTTCCTCCATTAGATTTGTACCATGCAGCTGGAAGATGGACGTTTcggaaatatttattgattgttaCAATAGTTCCTTTAACGTCCGCTACCTCGACATCCTTCACAAGAAGGTTGAGATAATGTGCCGAGCAACCATAAGTAATTATTTCATTGCCATCTTCCATCATTATCCGTCTCATTTTAGTCATGTTGGCAGCATTATCCGTTACAAGACTGCCGATTTTACATCCAAACCGTTGTTCAGCCAATTGTGCGGAGGCTAAAGCAACAGATTGAAGATATTCCGCAGTGTGGCTATATCCAGAAGTGTCCACAGTGTCAATGAGATAATTTTCCCCATCTGATGTCACAACCGAGACACAAATAACGGGTTCATTATGAATGTTGCTCCACCCGTCCAACATCATAGACACTGTTTTGTCCTGGAGTCTTTGTCGACAGTCTTCATGTATTTGGTCGTACACATGATCAAGTAATGTACCACCAATTTGATGACGAGAGGGTAAACGATACCCAGGAAGAAGCATTTGGACGAATTTGACAAATTCGGGATGTTCTACAGCAGCAAACGGAGtgtttgtagaaaatatgtaTCTAGCGAGTTGCAGATCCATCAAATCTTTCTTAGATGAAGTCGTCGTAGTTACG contains:
- the LOC115229781 gene encoding uncharacterized protein LOC115229781, translating into MSGRKRDSLWAYFDKRIIPGKTGSRARCRNCGKDIQGLVSRMRQHHLLCRSNIDIPENMPRPESEFPPRMKDHSLINFVTTTTSSKKDLMDLQLARYIFSTNTPFAAVEHPEFVKFVQMLLPGYRLPSRHQIGGTLLDHVYDQIHEDCRQRLQDKTVSMMLDGWSNIHNEPVICVSVVTSDGENYLIDTVDTSGYSHTAEYLQSVALASAQLAEQRFGCKIGSLVTDNAANMTKMRRIMMEDGNEIITYGCSAHYLNLLVKDVEVADVKGTIVTINKYFRNVHLPAAWYKSNGGKKLVLPIDVRWNTLSDCFQSYLDNWSIILRTCEEHRTDIDTEIFPKVQNISLKRRVEEYLMLIKPIAVALDKIQNDSTTISHAVEIWKELEQTYIDNGCTNILGKVRIRAKQALTPFHLLANLIDPTCSGKSSSNVEAGDRKSSQTCFHLQAFK